The genome window CCCAGAACCGGGTCGACCCGGTCGCTGCCACCTCGTCGAGGCCGTCGTCCTCCCCGCGGAACACCAGTGCGGAGCGCCCACGGGCCGCCAGCACGCCGGCCATGAGCCCGGCCATGCGCGCGTCGGCGACGCCGATCGCGCTGGACTGCGGCTGCGCCGGGTTGGTCAGCGGCCCCAGGAAGTTGAAGGCGGTCGCGATCCCGAGGTCGCGGCGCGTGACGCCGGCGTGCCGCATCGCGGGGTGGAACGCCCCCGCGAAGCAGAACGTGATGCCCACCTCGGTCGCCAGCGCCGCGACGCGGTCGAGCGGCAGGTCGAGCCGGATGCCCAGGGCCTCGAGCACGTCGGCCGTGCCGGTCGACGAGGACGCCGCCCGGTTCCCGTGCTTGACGATCGTCAGGCCGGTCCCGGCGACGACCAGCGAGGCCATCGTCGAGATGTTGACGGTGTGCAGGCGGTCCCCGCCGGTCCCCACGATGTCGACGGCACGACCCGGCACCACGAAGCGGTGCGCGTGCTCCAGCATCATGTCCGCGAGCCCGGCGAGCTCATCGACGGTCTCGCCCTTGGCGCGCAGCGCCACGAGGAACCCGGCGACCTGCGACGGGGACGCCTCGCCACTCATCACCCGGTCCATCGCCCACGCCGCGCGGGCGCTGTCGAGGTCCTGGCCGCGGACCAGCGACGTGAGCAGGTCGGACCAGGTGGTCGTGGGCGTCATCCCCGCGCCGTCACCGCGTGCACCAGGTCCGCGACGGCGGCGTGCAGCACGACCGGGTCCAGGGGCCGGCTGACGACCGCGTCGGCGTTGGACCACGACGCGAGCCACGCGTCCTGCGGGCGACCGGTCAGGACGAGCACGGGCGGGCACTCGTACACCTCGTCCTTGAGCTGGCGGCACAGCCCCAGCCCGCCGACCTTGTCGGCCTCGCCGTCGAGCACGAGCACGTCCGCACCGCCCGCGTCCGCCACCGCGATCGCGGCGTCCGCGGTCGCGACCTCGATCCACTCGATGTCCGGCTCGCCGCGGCCGAGGCGACGCCCCACCGCGAGACGTACCTGGTCGCGCGCGTCCACGTCGTCGCTGTACAGCAGGATGCGCGGCGCGCGGGCCGCCGGGTTCGCGGTGCTCATGGTGCCCCTCACTCATCGTCGACGTGCAAGGGGCATCTTGGCACGTCGCCGGGCCCGCGGGGGCCGGACGCCCGCCCTGCGCGCGCCGGGGGCGGACGCGGGTCCACGGAAAGTGACGATGTGACATATCCCAACGTGCCGCCGTGGGTCGAACGACCCATGCGGCGCCCAGGTCAGCCATAATGGCGAACGTGTCGACCGCAACGGCTGCCTCGCGCCCTGTCCCCCACATGACCGTCAACCGACCGAACCCTGTGTCGGTCGGGACGATCGTGTGGCTCGCCAGCGAGCTCATGTTCTTCGCAGGTCTCTTCGCGATGTACTTCACGGTGCGCGCCGCGGTGCCCGAGGAGTGGGCGCTGCAGACGGAGAAGCTGAACCTGCAGTTCGCGTTCGCCAACACCACCGTGCTGGTGCTGTCGTCGGTGACGTGCCAGATGGGCGTGTGGGCCGCCGAGCGGCTCCAGCCGGTGCGCAGCGGCTCGCTGCTCCAGTTCTGGCGCTGGGGCATGAACGAGTGGATCACCCTGACGTACGTCATGGGCGCCTTCTTCATCGGCGGGCAGATCTTCGAGTACGCCGAGCTGGTCGAGCACGGCCTGACGATCTCCTCCTCGGCCTACGGCTCGGTCTTCTACCTGACGACCGGCTTCCACGGCCTGCACGTCGTCGGCGGTCTCATCGCCTTCCTCATCCTGCTCGGCCGCTCGTTCTCGGCCAAGCGGTTCACGCACCACGAGGAGACGACAGCGATCGTCACCTCCTACTACTGGCACTTCGTCGACGTCGTCTGGATCGCGCTGTTCGCGGTCATCTACCTGATCAGATGACGCCGACCGGACCGCTCCGGCGGCCCGGTGCCACGTTCCACCCCCGCACACCCCCGACATGCGAGACGAGGACCGATCCGTGAAGGCACTCGCAGCCCGCAGGCACGACCGGCGTGCGCCGGTCGTGCTGCTCCTGCTGGCGCTGCTGCTCACCGGCGCGCTGTACGCAGTGCTGGCCCCGACCTCCGCCGACGCCGCACCCGCTGCGGCGACGGCGGACGAGGTGGAGACCGGTGAGAAGCTGTTCCAGGCCAACTGCGCCACGTGCCACGGCCCGGAGGCGACCGGACGCGAGGGCGTCCCGTCGCTCGTCGGCGTCGGCGCCGCCGCCGTGGACTTCCAGGTCGGCACCGGCCGCATGCCGCTGCAGATGAACGGCCCGCAGGCGCCGGCCAAGCCGGCCCAGTTCGACGAGGAGCAGATCGCGGCGCTGGCCGCCTACGTCGCCTCGCTCGGCGCCGGCCCGTCGGTCCCGACGGCAGAGCAGGTCGACGGCTCGCTCGGCGACCCCGCCAACGGCATGGCCCTGTTCCGCACCAACTGCGCGATGTGCCACAACGCCGTCGGCGCCGGCGGTGCGCTCTCCGAGGGCAAGTGGGCACCGAACCTCTGGGAGACGACGCCCACCCACGTCTACGAGGCGATGGTCACCGGACCCCAGTCGATGCCCGTCTTCAACGAGGCCACCCTCACGTCCGAGGAGAAGCGCGACATCATCGCCTTCCTCGACCTGCAGGGCCAGGGCGCGCCCGGCGGTCTGAGCCTCGGCAGCCTCGGACCGGTGAGCGAGGGCCTGTGGGCCTGGGTCATCGGCATGGGGCTCCTCATCGGCGCAGCAGTCTGGATCGGAGCGAGGTCCTCGTGAGCATGACCCACGGCCACGGCCACGAGGGCCAGGACGCCCCCGAGCAGAACGGCACCGCCGGCTCGGACGTCGCCCTGCGCCAGGGCGAGGACGCCGCCGACAAGTTCCCCAACCCGGGCTTCGGGCCGCACCGCCCGCGTCGCGCGGACGTCGACCCCCGGGCCGACAAGCGTGCGGAGCGCCAGGTCGTCGCCCTGTTCGCACTGTCGGTGCTCGGGACGATCGGCTTCATCGCCGCCTACTTCGCTCTCCCCCCGGGCGACACGATCGCGTCGATGCGCACGTCGAACCTCGCGCTCGGTCTCGGCCTCGCGTTCGCGCTGCTCGGGATCGGTCTCGCGGCCGTCCACTGGGCCAAGTCGCTCATGAACGACCACGAGAAGGCCGAGGACCGGCACGCGCAGCGCAGCACGGACCAGACCCGCGCCGAGGCCCTCCAGGTCCTGCGGGACGGTGCGCAGGACTCCGGGATCGGTCGCCGCGGCGTCCTCAAGGGCGCTCTCGTCTCCTCGCTCGCGCTCTTCCCGCTGACGATCGCGCTGCCGCTCATCGGCGAGGTCGGCGAGGACTGGAACGTCTCGAAGTTCAAGCGCACACTGTGGGCGAAGAACAAGAAGCTCACGATCGACCCGAGCGGCCGCCCCATCAAGGCCGCCGACGTCACCATCGGCTCGGTCGTGCACGTGATCCCCGAGGGGCTCGACGAGTCCGAGGCACCGCTGGACGAGAAGGCCAAGGCCGTCGTCCTCCTGGTCCGCATGGACCCCCGGGACATCAAGTCCGAGCAGGGCGAGGGCTGGTCGTACGACGGCATCGTCGCCTTCTCGAAGATCTGCACCCACGTGGGATGCCCGGTGGCCCTGTACGAGCAGCAGACGCACCACCTGCTGTGCCCGTGCCACCAGAGCACGTTCGACGTCGCCGACAGTGCGAAGGTCGTGTTCGGTCCCGCCAAGCGGCCGCTCCCCCAGCTGCCGATCACCGTCGACGACGAGGGCTACCTGGTCGCGCAGAGCGACTTCCACGAGCCCATCGGTCCGAGCTTCTGGGAGCGGCTGCGATGAGCACCACGACCGCACCGACCGGCGGCAGCAAGGCCGCCGCGGCGACCGCCGACTACC of Cellulomonas dongxiuzhuiae contains these proteins:
- the qcrC gene encoding cytochrome bc1 complex diheme cytochrome c subunit translates to MKALAARRHDRRAPVVLLLLALLLTGALYAVLAPTSADAAPAAATADEVETGEKLFQANCATCHGPEATGREGVPSLVGVGAAAVDFQVGTGRMPLQMNGPQAPAKPAQFDEEQIAALAAYVASLGAGPSVPTAEQVDGSLGDPANGMALFRTNCAMCHNAVGAGGALSEGKWAPNLWETTPTHVYEAMVTGPQSMPVFNEATLTSEEKRDIIAFLDLQGQGAPGGLSLGSLGPVSEGLWAWVIGMGLLIGAAVWIGARSS
- the trpD gene encoding anthranilate phosphoribosyltransferase; translation: MTPTTTWSDLLTSLVRGQDLDSARAAWAMDRVMSGEASPSQVAGFLVALRAKGETVDELAGLADMMLEHAHRFVVPGRAVDIVGTGGDRLHTVNISTMASLVVAGTGLTIVKHGNRAASSSTGTADVLEALGIRLDLPLDRVAALATEVGITFCFAGAFHPAMRHAGVTRRDLGIATAFNFLGPLTNPAQPQSSAIGVADARMAGLMAGVLAARGRSALVFRGEDDGLDEVAATGSTRFWEVRAGEVREEVVDWTTVVGVEPVTIEQLRGGGAQENAAVVRGLVAGERGPVRETVVLNAAAALVADGTLPGTADGTLVERILAGVTHAERSLDDGAAADVLERWRAAAAA
- a CDS encoding response regulator transcription factor; protein product: MSTANPAARAPRILLYSDDVDARDQVRLAVGRRLGRGEPDIEWIEVATADAAIAVADAGGADVLVLDGEADKVGGLGLCRQLKDEVYECPPVLVLTGRPQDAWLASWSNADAVVSRPLDPVVLHAAVADLVHAVTARG
- the qcrA gene encoding cytochrome bc1 complex Rieske iron-sulfur subunit codes for the protein MTHGHGHEGQDAPEQNGTAGSDVALRQGEDAADKFPNPGFGPHRPRRADVDPRADKRAERQVVALFALSVLGTIGFIAAYFALPPGDTIASMRTSNLALGLGLAFALLGIGLAAVHWAKSLMNDHEKAEDRHAQRSTDQTRAEALQVLRDGAQDSGIGRRGVLKGALVSSLALFPLTIALPLIGEVGEDWNVSKFKRTLWAKNKKLTIDPSGRPIKAADVTIGSVVHVIPEGLDESEAPLDEKAKAVVLLVRMDPRDIKSEQGEGWSYDGIVAFSKICTHVGCPVALYEQQTHHLLCPCHQSTFDVADSAKVVFGPAKRPLPQLPITVDDEGYLVAQSDFHEPIGPSFWERLR
- the ctaE gene encoding aa3-type cytochrome oxidase subunit III, coding for MANVSTATAASRPVPHMTVNRPNPVSVGTIVWLASELMFFAGLFAMYFTVRAAVPEEWALQTEKLNLQFAFANTTVLVLSSVTCQMGVWAAERLQPVRSGSLLQFWRWGMNEWITLTYVMGAFFIGGQIFEYAELVEHGLTISSSAYGSVFYLTTGFHGLHVVGGLIAFLILLGRSFSAKRFTHHEETTAIVTSYYWHFVDVVWIALFAVIYLIR